The Elusimicrobiota bacterium genome has a segment encoding these proteins:
- a CDS encoding radical SAM protein has product MKKVALINPGRNKEFADNEPLNLGYLASFLLANKIDVKIIDQFAGDDVDKLLKEYNPDFVGITATTPLADEAYKILDGAKKKGFVTVIGGVHASIMSEEALRHADYVVVGEGERALLDIVFSKSKTRIVKGPLIENIDDIPPPSRSLLKMKFYSAKSGNTPTAHLYFLPPGKKLASMITSRGCPYSCIFCHNSWRGLKVRYNTPKRVVNEILELVKGYQINSIFFMDDDLFFNSNRIKQICSLILENKIDIIWAANARVTSVNPEILELAKKAGLRQVNFGIESGSQRVLDIIDKKVTVEQSEKALKMVKEAGLLVYATFMIGNPTETLEDMNKTREFIKKNSLDSVGIGITTPYPGTKLWEWCKEKKLIPETYAWKDFDMESCPVAGNENYSRKDIEKIRSKMVVDIMLGKKFGFMLYYLKLMFISPPQFFGKLFRIVMPLLGLRRK; this is encoded by the coding sequence ATGAAAAAAGTTGCACTAATAAATCCCGGCAGAAATAAGGAGTTTGCAGATAATGAACCGCTTAACCTCGGCTATTTGGCTTCATTTCTCTTGGCTAATAAGATAGACGTTAAAATTATTGATCAGTTCGCCGGGGATGATGTTGATAAGTTGCTGAAAGAATATAATCCGGACTTTGTTGGGATAACCGCTACTACGCCTTTAGCTGATGAGGCTTACAAAATTCTTGATGGTGCTAAGAAAAAAGGCTTTGTTACAGTTATCGGAGGTGTCCACGCTAGCATAATGAGCGAAGAAGCCTTGCGACATGCTGATTATGTTGTTGTAGGTGAAGGTGAACGCGCTCTATTGGATATAGTTTTTTCAAAATCAAAAACTAGAATAGTTAAAGGGCCTCTTATAGAAAACATTGATGATATACCTCCTCCGAGTCGCAGTCTTCTTAAAATGAAATTCTATTCTGCAAAGTCTGGCAATACTCCTACCGCACATCTATATTTCCTTCCTCCTGGGAAAAAACTTGCCTCCATGATCACCAGTCGCGGCTGTCCATACAGCTGTATTTTTTGCCATAATAGCTGGAGAGGTCTAAAGGTTAGGTACAACACCCCAAAGCGAGTAGTCAACGAAATATTAGAACTTGTAAAAGGTTATCAGATAAATTCCATATTTTTTATGGACGATGACCTTTTCTTTAATTCTAACAGGATAAAACAAATATGTTCATTAATATTAGAAAATAAAATAGATATTATTTGGGCCGCAAATGCCAGAGTAACTAGCGTAAATCCTGAAATATTGGAACTCGCCAAAAAAGCTGGGCTAAGGCAGGTAAATTTCGGGATAGAAAGCGGTTCACAGAGAGTGCTTGATATTATAGACAAAAAAGTAACTGTTGAACAATCTGAAAAAGCGTTAAAAATGGTTAAAGAAGCAGGCCTTTTGGTTTATGCGACTTTCATGATAGGAAATCCTACTGAAACTTTGGAAGACATGAATAAGACCAGAGAGTTTATTAAAAAAAATAGTCTCGATAGTGTAGGTATTGGCATCACTACACCTTATCCCGGCACAAAATTGTGGGAATGGTGCAAAGAAAAAAAACTTATTCCAGAAACTTATGCCTGGAAAGACTTTGATATGGAAAGCTGCCCTGTGGCAGGAAATGAGAATTATTCAAGAAAGGATATTGAAAAAATTAGAAGCAAGATGGTGGTTGATATTATGCTGGGGAAAAAATTTGGTTTTATGTTATACTATCTTAAACTTATGTTCATAAGTCCACCCCAATTTTTCGGGAAATTATTTAGAATTGTTATGCCCTTATTGGGTTTAAGGAGAAAATAA